One window of Candidatus Margulisiibacteriota bacterium genomic DNA carries:
- the hflX gene encoding GTPase HflX, with amino-acid sequence MVDKNNFDKEQVVVVTIKDRNFQYSVAEVISLVENLHAEVIMTITMHRDSFSNATYLGKGKIEEVSQVIKEFNVETIVINDNISPLQKQALEEQLKCKVLDRTEIILSIFSARASSKEAQLQVELAELQYLSPRLTRMWGHLSRQKGGIGMKGIGEKQLETDKRVLRKKVSKLKDELKKVKENRSLLRKKRMMSNTPVVSLVGYTNAGKSTMFNYFKGKEVFAKDQLFATLDTITKKVSYENAEFYIVDTVGFINNLPHFLIESFKATLEEVMLSDLLIHVVDASSKQLTQQIKAVYEVLHELGIDEKPMITVYNKIDLVKEKEILPENGLHVSLKTGENLDLLVKKILEKIKR; translated from the coding sequence TTGGTAGATAAAAATAATTTTGATAAAGAACAAGTAGTCGTAGTTACTATCAAAGATAGAAATTTTCAATATTCAGTAGCAGAAGTAATTTCTTTGGTGGAGAATTTGCATGCAGAAGTCATTATGACAATCACTATGCATCGAGATTCTTTTAGTAATGCTACATATTTAGGTAAAGGCAAGATTGAAGAGGTTTCTCAAGTAATAAAAGAATTTAATGTTGAGACAATAGTAATAAACGATAATATTTCTCCATTACAGAAGCAAGCTCTTGAAGAACAGTTAAAATGTAAGGTTTTAGATAGAACAGAAATTATTTTATCAATTTTCTCAGCACGAGCTTCCTCGAAAGAGGCTCAGTTACAAGTTGAGCTTGCCGAGCTCCAGTATCTGTCACCGCGTTTAACAAGAATGTGGGGGCACCTTTCTAGACAGAAGGGTGGTATTGGGATGAAGGGTATAGGTGAAAAACAGCTAGAAACTGATAAACGTGTTCTTAGGAAGAAGGTTAGTAAACTTAAGGATGAATTAAAGAAAGTAAAAGAGAATCGTTCTTTGCTTAGGAAAAAGAGGATGATGAGCAATACTCCAGTTGTGTCTTTGGTTGGATATACAAATGCAGGAAAATCCACAATGTTCAATTATTTTAAAGGCAAAGAGGTTTTTGCAAAGGATCAGCTTTTTGCTACCTTGGACACGATAACAAAAAAAGTTAGTTACGAGAATGCTGAGTTTTACATAGTGGACACTGTGGGATTTATTAACAATTTACCACATTTTTTAATAGAATCTTTTAAGGCGACATTGGAAGAAGTTATGCTTAGTGATTTGCTTATTCATGTGGTTGACGCCTCTAGTAAACAATTAACGCAACAAATAAAAGCAGTTTATGAAGTGCTTCATGAGCTTGGAATTGACGAAAAACCGATGATAACAGTTTATAACAAAATAGACTTGGTTAAAGAAAAAGAAATTTTGCCAGAGAATGGACTGCATGTTTCTTTAAAAACAGGAGAAAATTTAGACTTGTTAGTTAAAAAAATCTTAGAAAAGATCAAACGATGA